ACTCTGGGGAATAGATCATCGATTTAAATTAAGTATCGGAACATTTTTAAAAAAGAAGCGGGGAAGTTAGCGTAAAATTAATTTCGGGCTCAAAATGCCAGCTCCACCTGTAAGGCTAAATAATAAACTAAATTTAAAAAGGAATTTTTTTGAGAAAAAGTAAAATTTTTTAAATAAAAAACGGCAAATTCGGATGAATTTTCCGGATAGAATTCCAAAAAATCGGGTATTTTAAAAGAAATGTTTTTCCGATTTCTCCAGGACTTTATGGAAAGCTTGAAACTAATTTTAACTCCCGAACCTGCATTCGTTGGACAAGAAGTGACATAACCAAACTCAGGATCGTAATCAAAAAGATTTTGATCTTCCAATTTCTCCAAAGGAGAACGTTCAATTTGTCGGAATAATTCGGAAATCGTAGGCGCTAAAACCTCCCAACGAAGATGGTCTTCATCTCCGAAAAATAAACTCCCTTCTCCCCAAGGGATCCGAGTCGGGAAATCTTTAGCTTCAAGGAAGGTAGGATCGACATTCAAAGTATGTATTAGGAATTCTTTGAAGATTTTCGTAGGAACTCCGATAGTTGTTCTGGTGACAGTCGGATAGATTCTGCCGGAAAGATTTCGCCCGATTCTCAAGCGATATGTAAACGGAGGTGCAATGCGATCCAATTCCAGAATCTTCCGTGATTCCGAAAAAGATTCGAATCGAAGCAAATCTTCAAATTCCTTACCTTGTAAGGATTGGGTAGAAAATTTGAAGTCTTTTGGTCTCAGATGTTCTTGGTATTCTTTTCGAAACAATTTGAGGCAATGAATACAACCGATCTTTCCTTTTTCATTCCAAGTAGCCCGATCGGTTCCGCAGTACAAACACTTCTCGGAATTCATACGTTGATAAACTTCTTAGAATCTTTTATAAAAGCGAGGAGTTTCTTAATCTTAAACCAAAGTTTTCAATAGATCATAAAGGATATCAAAGCCTGTCCCAAATCAGTTACAATCATTCAGCAAGTTCGTAATAAAATCACTGACCTCTGAACCCCTAAAACCTATCCACTAGAATAGGTTGCAGCTTACCACCCGCCATTTGATTTCTTTTATGAGCCAAGGAAGCGAGTTCCATATCATGTGTGACGATAACCATCGAAAAACGAAACTCCTTTTGCAGCTCTAAAATCAACGCCATTAGATTGCGAGAATTTTCCCGATCCAAATTACCTGTAGGCTCATCCGCAAGAATAAGTTTTTTTCCGGCCACAAGCGCCCGCGCAACCCCAA
The nucleotide sequence above comes from Leptospira weilii. Encoded proteins:
- a CDS encoding ATP--guanido phosphotransferase → MNSEKCLYCGTDRATWNEKGKIGCIHCLKLFRKEYQEHLRPKDFKFSTQSLQGKEFEDLLRFESFSESRKILELDRIAPPFTYRLRIGRNLSGRIYPTVTRTTIGVPTKIFKEFLIHTLNVDPTFLEAKDFPTRIPWGEGSLFFGDEDHLRWEVLAPTISELFRQIERSPLEKLEDQNLFDYDPEFGYVTSCPTNAGSGVKISFKLSIKSWRNRKNISFKIPDFLEFYPENSSEFAVFYLKNFTFSQKNSFLNLVYYLALQVELAF